DNA sequence from the Glycine soja cultivar W05 chromosome 18, ASM419377v2, whole genome shotgun sequence genome:
ATAGTCCAGATTCAAATCTCACCTATTTTTGTGTAATCTGCGTGAAAAGGCACAGGGGAGCAGGCAGGTGAAGAGAGAATTCAGAGAAAAGGAGTGTAGAGAGTGGAAGGcatagaagaaaagaagaaaaatgaggtgatttgaaatttaaaataaaacaaaagggcAGTTTAGGGGTTGGACAGTTTCAAATTCATGGCCCTGGATGCATTGTTGTCAAAGTTGAGCAACTTAAGAGCccaatatgctttgtgctcCAGCTCCACTGGTAAATGACATCCCTTCCCATACACTAGCTGAAATGGTGATAAGCCGATGGGAGTCTTGAATGTTGTCCTATAGGCCCAGAGAGTATCATCGAGCTTCAAGGCCTAATCCTTTCTTGATGACGCCACTATCTTCTCCAGGATTCGTTTGagctccctgttagaaatttttgctTGGCCGTTTGTCTAAGGGTGGTAAGGTATGGCCACCTTATGTCGTACATCATAGTGCTCCAGGACTTTCTTCAACTGATTGTTGCAGAAGTGCATTCCCCCATCACTAATCAAAGCTCGTGGGACTCCAAAACGGGAAAAGATGTTCTTCTTCAGAAATTTGATCACTACCCTGGCATCGTCTTTCGGTGTGGctatggcttccacccatttggaGACGTAATCCACAACTACCAAGATGTAGACGTTCCCgtatgaagaaggaaggggccTCATGAAGTCTATGCCCCAACAGTCAAAGATCTCTACTTCCATGATATTCTGCAAAGGCATCTCATTCCTTCGAGATATCCTCCCTGTTCTCTGACATTTATCACAGCAACGCACAAACTCGTAAGCATCTTTAAAAATAGAAGGCCAGAAAAAACCTGATTGTAgcactttttttgttgttctgTCCCCACTGTGGTGACCGCCATATGGTGAACTGTGGCAGTTCCACAGAATGCTCCATGCTTCCTCCTTTGTGACACATCTCCTTAATAAATTATCTGCTCCTGCCTTGAACAAATAAGGATCATCCCACACATAGAAGCGTGCATCGTGCAAGAATTTCTTCCTCTGACTCCAATTAAACTCCTCTGGAATGACTCCCGTGGCTTTGTAGTTAGCCATGTCTGCAAACCAAGGTCTAGTGGTAACCTGCAAAAGAAACTCATCAAGAAATTCTCCTCTTACCTCTGGTTCTTCCTCGGTGACTTCTTCATTCTTTAATCGAGATAGATGATCGGCTACCACATTCTCGGATCCCTTCTTGTCCCTGATGATGATGTCAAATTCTTGTAACGGTAGGACCCATCTAATCAACCTCGGCTTTGAGTCTGTTTTGGCGAGCAGGTGCTTGATGGCAGCATGATCTGTTAAAATGGTGACCCTCGACCCTATCAAGTATGACCTGAACTTCTCcaaggcaaagacaatggcTAGCATCTCCTTTTCTGTGGTTGCATAATTCAGCTGTGCTTCATTAAGGACCTTGCTAGCATAATAGATGGCGTGAAATACCTTGTCGTGCCTCTGTCTCGGAACTGCTCCTACTGCATAATCACTGGCATCACACATTAGTTCAAAATCTTTATTCCAGTCTGGTGCAATCATTACCAGTGCAGTGGTGAGCTTATTCTTCAGTGTCTGAAATGCTGCTGAACATTCTTCATCAAACTTAAAAACCACGTCCTTATTCAACAGATTGCTTAAGGGTCTGGCAATCTTCGAGAAATCCTTGATAAACCTCTTGTAGAAACCTGCATGCCCTAAGAAACTTCTAACCCCCTTAACATTAAGTGGTGGTGGCAACTTCTCAATGACGTCTATCTTCGCCCGATCAACCTCAATCCCTCTAGCTGAGATCTTGTGGCCTAGGACTATGCCCTCTCAAACAATGAAATGACACTTTTCCTAGTTTAGTACCAAGTTAGTCTCTACGCAACTCTGTAGTACCATCTCTAGGTTCCTCAAACAGCTGTCAAATGAGGGTCCAAAAACCGAGAAGTCGTCCATAAATACTTCGATGCTCTTCTCCACCATGTCTGAAAAAATGGCCAGCATGCACCTCTGAAATGTGGCTGGTGCATTACATAACCCGAATGGCATTCTTCTATAAGCAAAGACGCCAAAGGGGCATGTAAAGGCCGTCTTCTCCTGATCTCTGGGGTCTACCGCGATCTGGTTGTATCCTGAGTATCCATCCAAGAAACAGTAGTATGCCTGCCCTGCAAGTCTCTCCAACATCTGATCCATAAAAGGTAAGGGCAAATGGTCCTTCCTTGTGGCTTCATTCAACTTGCGGTAGTCGATACACATCCGCCAGCCAGTGACAGTTCGTGTTGGTATCAGGTCATTCCTCTCATTTCGTACTACTGTCATTCCGCCCTTCTTGGGAACCACCTATACTGGGCTTACCCAAGCGCTGTCAAAGATGGGGTATATGAGCCCAGCCTCCAAAAGCTTGAGTACCTCCTTTTTTACCTCTTCCTTCATTGTTGGATTCAGTCGCCCCTGGGGTTGTCGGACTGGCTTGTAGTCCTCTTCCATCattatcctatgcatgcagtaGGCGGGGCTGATTCCCTTGAGATCTGATATGTGTCATCCAATTGCTTCCCTGTGTTTCTTCAGGACATCTACTAACCTGTTTTCCTCCTCTGTTGTGAGTGTACTATTGATCACTACGGGTTTATCTTCCTCCAAGAACATATACTTCAGATGATCAGGCCATATCTTCAActctatcttcttcttctcagaCGGAACTTCCTTCTCTAGCATCTCGAATCTGGCTTCTCCCTCAGGAACACTGTCTTGTCGATCCAAGTCTTCCAAGCAAGTCTTCAgatcttcttcctcttcactGGTTAGATAGTCTAAAGCATTTACCATTGCTTTTTCTAGCAAAGTTTGTGGTGTCTCGAGAATACTGACATCTTCCTTATCAACCTACTCTATTCTGAAGCACTTCCAACCTTCCTGTGGGTACTTCATTGCCTTGAAAAGGTCAAAGGTGATCTTCTGATTGTCAATACTCAACTCCAAGTTCTCATTCCCCATATCCACCACACAGTTGGTAGTCAGCATGAAAGGTCTACCTAAGATAAGGGGAATGTCTGTGTCTTCTTCGATATCCATGATGACAAAGTCCACCGGAAAAGTGAAGTGGCGTACCTTGACCAGGACATCTTCTACCACCCCATATGGTCTTGTGATCGAGCGGTCTGCCAGTTGAAGCGTCATCTTGGTGGGATATATCTTCAAATTCCCGATTCTTCTGTACATTGACAAGGGCATCAGATTGATACTTGCTCCTAGATCATTGAGGGCCTCGTTTACCGCTTCCTTCCCTATGGTGCACGGGATGGTAACACTTCTGGGGTCCTTAAACTTCTCAGGTAGCTTCCTCTGTATTATTGCACTGCAGTTGCCCCCTACCACAATATTCTCGTTTTCAATATACTTCCCCTTCTTGGTGAGGATGTCCTTCATAAATTTGGAGTAGAGGGGCATCTGCTGTAAGGCTTCCCCGAATGACATGGTGATTTCCAGCCCTTTGATTATTTCCAAGAAATGTCTAAAGTAACGCTCCTTGTTCTTCTTGGTGGGTACCATGGGATATGGGAGATCCTGTGGTAGGGCTGGTGGTTCTTCCTTCTTGGCTTCCCTTGCTCTCTGGCTCTTGGTCTTAGGTGGTGATGccaccttctcttcttcttctgtccTCTCTTCCTCTGACCGGTCTTCTCCTTCAGCCTTACCCTCCTCCTATGCTCTTCTCTTCCCTCAAGTCAGCATCGCCTTGCATTCTTCCTTTGGGTTTTTCTCCGTGTTAGCCCCGAAAGTTTTAGTGGGCCGTTCGGCTTTGTCATGCGCCAGTTGGCCCATTTGAAATTCCA
Encoded proteins:
- the LOC114396864 gene encoding uncharacterized protein LOC114396864 encodes the protein MVPTKKNKERYFRHFLEIIKGLEITMSFGEALQQMPLYSKFMKDILTKKGKYIENENIVVGGNCSAIIQRKLPEKFKDPRSVTIPCTIGKEAVNEALNDLGASINLMPLSMYRRIGNLKIYPTKMTLQLADRSITRPYGVVEDVLVKVRHFTFPVDFVIMDIEEDTDIPLILGRPFMLTTNCVVDMGNENLELSIDNQKITFDLFKAMKYPQEGWKCFRIE